Genomic window (Arthrobacter sp. StoSoilA2):
CTGGGGGATCCGCGTGAAACCATGAGCACCATGTCCCAGAAGATTGCGTATCAAGGTGAGCCGGGAGCCAACTCGGATCTCGCGTGCAAGGAAATGTTCCCCGACCTCGAAAGCGTGCCCTGCGCAAGCTTTGAGGACGCCTTTGAACTGGTGTCCACCGGTGAAGTGGACCTCGCCATGATCCCGATCGAGAACTCCATCGCCGGACGTGTGGCTGACATTCACGCACTGCTCCCCCAGTCCAAGCTGCAAATCGTGGGCGAGTATTTCCTGCCCATCCGGTTTGACCTCTTGGGCATTCCGGGCAGCACCATTGAAGGCGCAACAGAGGTTCACAGCCACATCCACGCTTTGGGCCAGTGCCGCAAGATCATCCGGGAAGCCGGCCTCAAGCCGGTTATCGCCGGAGACACGGCAGGATCAGCCAGGGAAGTGCGCGACTGGAACGATCCCCGCAAGCTTTCCCTCGCTCCTCCACTGGCTGCGGGCTTGTATGGTCTGGAAGTGCTGGCCTCCGGCGTCGAGGATGACCCCACCAACACCACGCGCTTTGTGGTTCTGGCCCGGGAACGCGAAATTCCCACCAAGGAGGAGCTCCCGGGTCCCGCGATCACGAGCTTCGTGTTCCGTGTTCGCAACGTCCCCTCAGCGCTCTACAAAGCGCTGGGTGGTTTTGCGACCAACGGCCTGAACATGACCAGGCTTGAGAGTTACATGGTGGGTAACGAGTTCGCGGCCACCATGTTCCTCTCCGACGTCGAAGGGCACCCTGCGGACGCGCGTCTCCGCCGGGCGCTGGAGGAGCTGGAATTCTTCACCACGGAGGTGCGGATCCTGGGCGTCTATGCAGCCGATGGCTATCGGCAACGGAACACCGTCAACGCCTAGCGGCTAAATCCCCGAACGGCCGTGCGCGAGCCCGGTCGGGAAGCCGATGAAAGCTGGTTCCGGTGAAGTACAGCAGCCCGACTCCGCTTCTTCATTGATGACCGTCGAGGGAACATCGCAGCTGGTCCCGGCGTCCGTGGAGCAGACTCCCGTTTCCGGCAATTCCAGCTGTACCAAACCCGCTGCCTCGTGGTCACCGGCCAGTGCAGCAACGACTGAGCGGACCTGCTCATAGCCCGTGGCCAGCAGGAAGGTCGGAGCACGGCCGTAGGACTTCATTCCCACGATGTAGAAGTCTTTCTCTGGATGTGCCAGCAGCTTGGCACCATGTGGAGGAACAGTGCCGCAGGAGTGGAATTCGGGGTCAATCAGTGGACCGAGCTCCGTGGGTGCTTCAACGGCAGGATCGAGGTTGAGACGGAGTTCGCGCAGGATCTCCAGGTCCGGGCGGAAGCCGGTGCACGGAACGATGACATCGACATCCAGCGTGCGTCCGTCAACGGCTTCAACGCTCACTCCGGAATCGAGCGATTTCAGGCCAGCTATGCCGAAACGTGTGTGCAGTTCTATGCTTCCCGCTTCGACGAGCCGACGAAGTCTGGCGCCGAGCTGGCCCCGCGCGGGCAATCCGTCCGCGGCTCCGCCACCGTAGACCTTCTCCGCAGAGCCGCCTCGCACGGCCCACAGGATCCGCGTGTTGGGTTCGTCCTTGGAGAGGTCGGCCAAATTGATCAGGGTGTTCGCAGCCGAGTGTCCAGCGCCCACGACAAGGACGCGACGGCCGGCAAAGGCGGCGCGGTCCCGCCCAATAACGTCCGGTAGGGGCGAGGAGATGCGGTCCGCCGCTGTCTCTTCGCCAACGGCGGGCAAGCCTGAGGTGCCCAGTGGGTTGCGGGTTGACCACGTTCCCGAGGCATCGATGACGGCAGCCACAACATGATCACGGGTTTCGCCGTCCGCGTGCTCCACCCTGACCAGGAAGGGGGTGGTGTCCCGGTCACGGACGTGGGTCTTGTCCAGTCCCAGACGGGTAACGGCAACAACGCGGGCGCCCGTCTGCAAGCGGGAAGCCATGACCGGCATCGCTGCCAGCGGAGTGAGGTAGTTGTCGATGAGCTCCCCGCCGTAAGGCAGGGCCGTGGGGCGGGGAGATTCCCAGCCTGATTGTTCCAGGAGGCGGACGGCGGCGGCATCGATGTTGAAACGCCAGGGCGAGAAGAGCCGGATGTGGCGCCATTGTTCGATGGCCGCACCGGCGGAGGGTCCAGCTTCAAAGATGACCGGTTCGAGGCCACGTTCGATCAAGTGCGCTGCTGCGGCCAATCCGACCGGGCCGGCACCGATTATCGCGACGGGAAGGTTCTTCGCTGTCTCCATGGTGTCCTCTTTCATCCTTGGGATCCTCAGGCGTGGGTGGGTTCTTCCACCAGTGCCGTGGCTATGCTGTCTGCGTCCTCAAGTGCCGCCAGAAATCGTTCAGCATCCAGCGCTGCAGCGCACCCCGTGCCGGCGGCGGTGATCGCCTGGCGGTACCGGTGATCCACGGCATCGCCACAGGCGAAGACCCCGGAGAGATTGGTGCAGGTGGTGGGCGAATCGACTTTGATGTAACCCTCGGCGTCGAGGTCCACCTGCCCGGCGACAAGCTCGGTGCGGGGCAAATGACCAATGGCAACGAAGATCCCTGTTGCAGCCTGTTCGCGGGTTTCTCCAGTGCGGGTATCCGTCAGAGTCACTCCGGTAACTTTGGTGTCGCCGTGGATCCTGGTGACGGCGGAGTTCCAGGCGAAGCTGATCTTGGGATTGTCCTTGGCCCGCTGGGCCATGATGCGCGAGGCACGGAGTTCACCCTTGCGGACCACAACAGTCACGGACTTGCCGAAGCGTGTCAGGAACGTTGCTTCTTCCATGGCAGAGTCTCCACCGCCAACCACAATGATGTCCTGTTCCCGGAAGAAGAAACCATCGCATGTGGCGCACCAGGACACGCCGTGTCCGCTGAGCTTTTTCTCTTCCGGCAGTCCGAGTTCCTTATAGGCCGAGCCAGTAGCGAGGATGACGGCGGGCGCCTCATGCGTCTCCCCCGCGCCGGTGACCACCCGTTTGAGGTGAGCTTTCAGATCGACTTCCGTGACGTCGTCGAACACTATGCGGGCGCCGAACTTCTCGGCCTGCTCCTGGAGTCCGTCCATCAACTCAGGGCCCTGGATACCGCCCGGGAAGCCGGGGAAGTTTTCGACCTCGGTGGTGTTCATCAAAGCGCCACCCGCAGTAACCGAGCCTGCCAGGACGAGCGGCTTAAGTCCTGCCCGGGCCGCATAGATGGCCGCGGTGTAGCCTGCCGGGCCCGAGCCGATGATAATCAGTTGTTCGGCGCTGCTGTCATTATTCACGGGGATCTCCTATGCCGGAAGCCGGATTACTTGGACGCAGGGATGAGGGAGTCGATCAGGCCCTCGATGCGGGTCTTTATTTCATCCCGAATAGGCCGTACCGCGTCAACACCCTGGCCAGCTGGATCTTCCAGGACCCAGTCTTCATACCGCTTGCCGGGGAAGTATGGGCATTCGTCACCACAGCCCATGGTGATGACGACGTCGGATTCCTTGACGGCTTCGGTGGTGAGTACCTTCGGGATTTCGGCGGACATGTCGATGCCCAGTTCGGCCATGGCCTCGACGGCGGCGGGGTTGACCTTGTCGGCCGGCTGGGAACCGGCGGAGCGGACCTCGATCTCCCCCTTGGCGAGAGTGCTTAGGAACGCGGCCGCCATCTGGGATCGGCCTGCATTGTGGACGCAGACAAAGAGGACGGAGGGCTTCTTGGCGGTTTCGGTGCTCACGGGTTTTCTCCTGGAAGTGTTGTGCGAACGAGTGTGTGGTGTGGAGACATGCGCCCTAACCGTAAAGCTCTGAAAAACCGTATCGATCCACGGATATTGATGAAGATCGATACATAGAAGTATCGGGCGGTATATCGATGATTGTCAATATTTGATTTTTGAGGACCGCGCTTCTAAGCGGCAACGACGCGCGCAGCGAGCTCAGTGACGCGGTGGGCAATATCCTCGAAGGCTGCATCGAAGGCCGCCGGAGTATCCACCCGCAACGGATCGGCAACAGACCAGTGGATCCCACCGAGGCCGACCAACTCCTCATGGGCGTTGTCGCAGACGGTCACGATGAAGTCGGCTTCATCCGCCACTTCGTCAAGAGCGCGGGGAGCGACATCGGGCAGATCCAGGCCATGTCGCCGGGCCGCCTCGACAGCCCCCGCGGCGATACTGTCCGCAGGGTGCGTTCCAGCCGAGACCGAAGGTATCGCGCTGGCCTGCCGCCAAAGGGCAGAGGCCAGTTGGGAGCGGGCACTGTTGCGCGTGCAGACGAACAAGACGCGGCGTGCGTCGTGGGCGATGCCGGGCACAAGACCCTCGAAAGCGTCACTGGCAAGACGGAAGTAGCTGCGGCGCTTGTCCGCCTCCGAGCGGTGGCGCTTTGCCAAGCCTGATTCCTCGAGGGTGCGCAGGTGGTGGGAGAGCAGGTTGGACGGCATACCCAATTCAGCCTGCAATTCCGTTGGCGAAAAGTCCCCGAGGGTTAGCAGGTCAACTATGCGCAGGCGCGCTGGATCAGCGAGGGCGGCATGCCTTGCGACCCTTGCCTGAAAGACCTCAACTGATTCAATATTCATTGGTTCAATTTTGACTGAGTTAATTCTTTGCGTCAAGCTGTTCCCATGACTTCACCCCAGCCACCCCTGTGGCGCCGTGCCATTGCCGAACTGCTAGGCACCGTCCTGCTGGTTGCGGTCGTTGTCGGGTCCGGCATTGCCGCTCAACAGCTGTCCCCCGCCGACACCGGCCTGCAGCTGCTGCAAAACAGCACGGCTACAGTTCTCGGGCTGACAGTGCTGATCCTGGTGTTCGGGCCGATCAGTGGCGCCCACTTCAACCCCGTAGTGTCCTTGGCGGACTGGTTCCTGGGGCGGCGCAATGGGTCCGGACTGGCCCTTCGGGACCTCGGGGCGTATATACCCACGCAGATCGTGGGAGCGATCTGCGGGAGCGCCCTGGCGAACGCCATGTTTGAGATCGGGACGGACATTTCCAGGAAGGAACGCGCGACACCCGGGCACCTACTGGCCGAGATCGTTGCCACCGCAGTGCTGATCCTCCTGATTTTCGCTCTCGCAACCACGAATAGGGGTGCCCTGGCAGCCCCAGCCGTGGGCGCTTACATCGGCGCCGCGTACTGGTTCACGTCCTCAACTTCATTTGCCAACCCAGCCGTAACCCTCGGCCGGATTTTCAGCGACACGTTTGCCGGCATCGCACCGGCATCCGCGCCTCCATTCATCGCCGCGCAGCTGATCGGCGCAGCCTTGGGCCTTGCGCTTCTGCTCCTGCTCTTTCCAGGCGCCGGGCGCTCCGCCAGTGAGGTGGTCATCCCTCATACGGGGGAAGGCGCGGAGCGTTAACGGAGAAGGGCAGCAGCTCACCGGCGAAGGGCCGCAGCTTAACGGCAAAAGGCGCCACGACCATACATTGATGAATGTCAATGTTGCGGCATAATGGATAGATGACCTCGCTGCCACTCCTCGAACCGGCTACGGACAAGGACTGTTGTCCACCATCAACAGGGTCCCTCGACGCCTATGAGGCCCAGGTCCGCGCCTCCGTGTTTAAGGCGCTGGCCGATCCCAACCGGCTTCGCCTGTTGTCCATCGTCAAAAGCGCCGACGGCGGTGAAGCCTGCGTCTGCGATCTCACCGAGCCCCTGGACCTCGGCCAGCCGACAGTCTCACACCACCTGAAGATCCTGGTGGATGCCGGCCTTCTGCACCGCGAAAAGCGGGGCACATGGGCGTACTACTCCTTGGTCCCGGGTGCCATTGAGCGGACTTCCGGCCTGCTGGAGACCTTGTGACAAGCGGGACTTCAGGGACAAGCAGGACTACAGGGACGAGCGAGACTCCTCACACAACGGAGACTAAAGGCACAACGGAGACTAAAGGGACTACGGCGCCATTGCCCAACAGCGGCGTCCGGATCCGCAAAATGACCCGTTCCGATTGGCCGGTGGTCAGGGAGATCTTCACCGAAGGTATCGAGTCCGGGAACGCCACGTTCGAGCCCTCCGCTCCTGCGTGGGAGCAATTCGACGCTTCAAGACTCAACGATCACAGGCTGGTCGCCGAAGCAGAAGGCCGGATCCTCGGTTGGGCCGCCGTGTCCGCCATCTCCTCGCGTGCGGCGTATGCGGGTGTCGTGGAGCATTCCATTTACGTTGCCGGGGAAGCCCGCGGGTTGGGTGTGGGCAAGGCCCTTCTCCGCGCGCTGATCACGTCCACTGAAGAAGCAGGAATCTGGACGATCCAAGCCAGTGTCTTTCCCGAGAATGAAGCGAGCCTCCGGCTTCATGTTGCGGAGGGCTTTACGGTTGTCGGCCGGCGGAATCGAATCGCCAGGATGCCTCTTGGCCCACTCGCGGGGCAGTGGCGCGACACCCTAATGATCGAAAGACGCTCCGCGACTGTCTGAAACCGGAAGTGTCTGCGAAGAGGGAGAGCCATGGCTATGAGCGAGTTTCCGCAGCTTGGCTCTGCGAGCGCGGACCAGACGGTGTTGGGCAGCAAAGCAGCCACTCTTTCCGAGCTCAGGGCAGCGGGTTTCAACGTGCCAGCGGGGTTCGTCGTCACGTCGGAGGTGGTTGGGCAACTCGGCAACAACCTCGCCGGCGCTCTGACAGCTGCTGCCGGCAGGACAGGCCCGGGACCCTACGCTGTCAGGTCCTCTTCCACCGCCGAGGACCTCGCAGGCGCTTCCTATGCTGGTCTCTACGAAAGCTTGCTGAACGTTGAGCGGGATGACCTTGAGCATGCTGTCAGGCAATGTTTGGCCTCCGCTGCGGAGCATAGAGTTGCAGCGTATGAGGCTGTTCTCGGAGCAGCTGCCCGCGGCGATGCGGCAGGCCCTTCCATGGCGGTACTCGTTCAACAGATGGTCCAGCCCCGTGCCGCAGGCGTTGCGTTCACTGCCAACCCGCTGACCGGGGACCCCGACGAAACCATTGTCACGGCCGTCGCCGGTCTTGGGGAGCCGCTGGTGTCCGGCGAAGCAGTCGGAGAGCAATGGACAGTCCGCGCCAGCGATGCCACGTGCACCACGGATGGCAGCATCCTCACCTCGGACCAAGCAAGGCAAGTAGCGGCGTTGGCCCGTCGGCTCGACCACCGGGCCGGGGTCCCGCAGGACATCGAGTGGGCTCTGGACCATGACGACGCACTGTTCCTCCTTCAGGCCCGCCCGATGACGGCGCTTCCCACGCCAGCAGTTTGGACAGCTCCGGGCGAAGGCCTGTGGGCGAGGAATTTCAGGCTCGGTGAATGGCTTCCGGATCCCATGACGCCATTGTTCGAGGACTGGCTTCTTCGCCGGATCGAGACCGGGTATCTCGACGGCATGGAGGACGATATTCAGGTGCGGGTGCCGTTTCGGTATGGCTCCGTCAATGGCTGGTATTACAACGCCCCGCCGATTCCGTCCCCACGGATTGTGGCGCCGTTGATAGTTCGAAGCCGTGGTCGTTTGCCGTGGTTCCTTTTCAACGTCCTTTTCCGCGTCTCCAGCAATCCGGCTGCGGCACACCGTGCTGTTCTGAAGGGTCTGGAGCTGAAATGGCGACACCAGCTGCTGCCCGACTATCGGGAACTCGTGCGCAATGCAGAGCAAGAGGTGGACACGGCTTCCCCGGCAAGGCTCATCGAGCTTGTGGATGCCATTGTCAGGCAGGCGGGAATCTACCTGTGGTCATTTGCCGTCGTGGGCGGATCTGCCTGGAAAATGGAAGCTGCCCTGGCCAGGCTCTGGCAAAAGCACCTAGCCGCTCCGCTAAGCGACACGCCGGCAGGACGCCTCGGCCATCAGGCCCTGCTCCGCGGCCTTACGGGCAGCGCAGAACTCACTGGCAGCACAGGCCTTACTGGCAGCACAGGTCTCACCCGCAGCAATGCGACACCATCGGACTCGGCCGTTTACTCCCTCGACTGGTACCACCCGACCTTCGGCGAGGCAGGCATCCGAAGCCCTGAAACGGCTTCAACCATGGCCGGCAAGGAGGCTCTTGACGCACAGCGAAAGGCAGCCGAAGCCGCAGCGAGGGAAGTGCTGCTTGATAGTCCAAGGGTCCTCACCCACTTTGATTCCCTCGTCACGATGGCCCAGTACTACGCCGCCCTAAGGGAAGAACAATCCCTTTACCTCACTCTGGGATGGCCGGTCTTGCGCCGTTGCGCCAAACGCCTGGGAGAAAACCTGGCTGCCGCAGGTGCCATCGAGGACCCGCAGGACATCCATTTCCTCCACCTGGGTGAAGTAATGAACCCTTCGGCGGACTACAGGGAGCTGGTAGGAAGCCGCCGGGCAACCTGGGAGATGCAACGGCGCCTGGACGCACCACTCATCATTGGCGAGCCCGGCAGGTTTGGAGCTGATCCCGTGGCGGGCGCAGTTGACGCCGCAAGGACAACCCACGAGGTTCCCGCTGGTGCAATTGTCGGCCACCCGGCCAGCACTGGACGCGCCACGGGCAGGGTGCGGGTGATGTCAGGTCTGGAGGAATTCGACAGCTTCCTCGATGGCGAGATACTCGTAGCGCGATCCACCGCACCAGCCTGGACGCCCCTCTTCGCTCGAGCCGCCGCCGTGGTCACCGACGGCGGAACCCTTGCCGCCCACGCCTCTCTGGTTGCCCGGGAGTACGGGATACCCGCCGTCGTTGGAACCGGCAACGCGACCCGGCTACTCAAGACGGGCCAGCGAGTCACCGTGGACGGAGGTGCGGGCTACGTCGTCGCGGCCGAATGACGAACTACCGTCCCACCGCCGTCCGTTCCTCCTCACGGGGACGCGCCACTGCATCAGCCTGCCGGCCGGGCTTAGCTGGCCACCAAATCCGGTGTCCGATGTCGTATGCGAGCGCGGGCACCAACAGTGAGCGGACCAGAATGGTATCCAGCAGCACCCCGAACGCCACGATGAAGGCCAGTTGCACGAGGAACATGATGGGAATAACTCCGAGGGCGGCGAACGTAGCAGCCAACACAACACCGGCTGACGTAATCACCCCACCCGTAACGCCCAGGCCACGGAGGATTCCAGGCCGGGTTCCGTGCTTCAACGATTCCTCGCGCACCCTGCTCATGAGGAAGATGTTGTAGTCCACGCCCAATGCCACCAGGAAGACGAACCCGAAGAGTGGAACCGTGGCATCTGCACCTGGGAAACCGAAAATCCCGTTGAACACCAGGGCCGAGACGCCCATGGCTGCCGCATAGGACAGGACCACGGACAGCACCAGCAGCACAGGCGCCACAACGGAGCGCAGCAGGAGCATCAGGATGAAGAGGACGACCACCAGGACGATGGGGATGATGACCACCA
Coding sequences:
- the trxB gene encoding thioredoxin-disulfide reductase — its product is MNNDSSAEQLIIIGSGPAGYTAAIYAARAGLKPLVLAGSVTAGGALMNTTEVENFPGFPGGIQGPELMDGLQEQAEKFGARIVFDDVTEVDLKAHLKRVVTGAGETHEAPAVILATGSAYKELGLPEEKKLSGHGVSWCATCDGFFFREQDIIVVGGGDSAMEEATFLTRFGKSVTVVVRKGELRASRIMAQRAKDNPKISFAWNSAVTRIHGDTKVTGVTLTDTRTGETREQAATGIFVAIGHLPRTELVAGQVDLDAEGYIKVDSPTTCTNLSGVFACGDAVDHRYRQAITAAGTGCAAALDAERFLAALEDADSIATALVEEPTHA
- a CDS encoding MIP/aquaporin family protein — translated: MTSPQPPLWRRAIAELLGTVLLVAVVVGSGIAAQQLSPADTGLQLLQNSTATVLGLTVLILVFGPISGAHFNPVVSLADWFLGRRNGSGLALRDLGAYIPTQIVGAICGSALANAMFEIGTDISRKERATPGHLLAEIVATAVLILLIFALATTNRGALAAPAVGAYIGAAYWFTSSTSFANPAVTLGRIFSDTFAGIAPASAPPFIAAQLIGAALGLALLLLLFPGAGRSASEVVIPHTGEGAER
- a CDS encoding metalloregulator ArsR/SmtB family transcription factor codes for the protein MTSLPLLEPATDKDCCPPSTGSLDAYEAQVRASVFKALADPNRLRLLSIVKSADGGEACVCDLTEPLDLGQPTVSHHLKILVDAGLLHREKRGTWAYYSLVPGAIERTSGLLETL
- a CDS encoding helix-turn-helix domain-containing protein, yielding MNIESVEVFQARVARHAALADPARLRIVDLLTLGDFSPTELQAELGMPSNLLSHHLRTLEESGLAKRHRSEADKRRSYFRLASDAFEGLVPGIAHDARRVLFVCTRNSARSQLASALWRQASAIPSVSAGTHPADSIAAGAVEAARRHGLDLPDVAPRALDEVADEADFIVTVCDNAHEELVGLGGIHWSVADPLRVDTPAAFDAAFEDIAHRVTELAARVVAA
- a CDS encoding FAD-dependent oxidoreductase, which encodes METAKNLPVAIIGAGPVGLAAAAHLIERGLEPVIFEAGPSAGAAIEQWRHIRLFSPWRFNIDAAAVRLLEQSGWESPRPTALPYGGELIDNYLTPLAAMPVMASRLQTGARVVAVTRLGLDKTHVRDRDTTPFLVRVEHADGETRDHVVAAVIDASGTWSTRNPLGTSGLPAVGEETAADRISSPLPDVIGRDRAAFAGRRVLVVGAGHSAANTLINLADLSKDEPNTRILWAVRGGSAEKVYGGGAADGLPARGQLGARLRRLVEAGSIELHTRFGIAGLKSLDSGVSVEAVDGRTLDVDVIVPCTGFRPDLEILRELRLNLDPAVEAPTELGPLIDPEFHSCGTVPPHGAKLLAHPEKDFYIVGMKSYGRAPTFLLATGYEQVRSVVAALAGDHEAAGLVQLELPETGVCSTDAGTSCDVPSTVINEEAESGCCTSPEPAFIGFPTGLAHGRSGI
- a CDS encoding arsenate reductase ArsC codes for the protein MSTETAKKPSVLFVCVHNAGRSQMAAAFLSTLAKGEIEVRSAGSQPADKVNPAAVEAMAELGIDMSAEIPKVLTTEAVKESDVVITMGCGDECPYFPGKRYEDWVLEDPAGQGVDAVRPIRDEIKTRIEGLIDSLIPASK
- a CDS encoding GNAT family N-acetyltransferase, encoding MTRSDWPVVREIFTEGIESGNATFEPSAPAWEQFDASRLNDHRLVAEAEGRILGWAAVSAISSRAAYAGVVEHSIYVAGEARGLGVGKALLRALITSTEEAGIWTIQASVFPENEASLRLHVAEGFTVVGRRNRIARMPLGPLAGQWRDTLMIERRSATV
- a CDS encoding prephenate dehydratase: MSQKIAYQGEPGANSDLACKEMFPDLESVPCASFEDAFELVSTGEVDLAMIPIENSIAGRVADIHALLPQSKLQIVGEYFLPIRFDLLGIPGSTIEGATEVHSHIHALGQCRKIIREAGLKPVIAGDTAGSAREVRDWNDPRKLSLAPPLAAGLYGLEVLASGVEDDPTNTTRFVVLAREREIPTKEELPGPAITSFVFRVRNVPSALYKALGGFATNGLNMTRLESYMVGNEFAATMFLSDVEGHPADARLRRALEELEFFTTEVRILGVYAADGYRQRNTVNA
- a CDS encoding PEP/pyruvate-binding domain-containing protein, with the translated sequence MSEFPQLGSASADQTVLGSKAATLSELRAAGFNVPAGFVVTSEVVGQLGNNLAGALTAAAGRTGPGPYAVRSSSTAEDLAGASYAGLYESLLNVERDDLEHAVRQCLASAAEHRVAAYEAVLGAAARGDAAGPSMAVLVQQMVQPRAAGVAFTANPLTGDPDETIVTAVAGLGEPLVSGEAVGEQWTVRASDATCTTDGSILTSDQARQVAALARRLDHRAGVPQDIEWALDHDDALFLLQARPMTALPTPAVWTAPGEGLWARNFRLGEWLPDPMTPLFEDWLLRRIETGYLDGMEDDIQVRVPFRYGSVNGWYYNAPPIPSPRIVAPLIVRSRGRLPWFLFNVLFRVSSNPAAAHRAVLKGLELKWRHQLLPDYRELVRNAEQEVDTASPARLIELVDAIVRQAGIYLWSFAVVGGSAWKMEAALARLWQKHLAAPLSDTPAGRLGHQALLRGLTGSAELTGSTGLTGSTGLTRSNATPSDSAVYSLDWYHPTFGEAGIRSPETASTMAGKEALDAQRKAAEAAAREVLLDSPRVLTHFDSLVTMAQYYAALREEQSLYLTLGWPVLRRCAKRLGENLAAAGAIEDPQDIHFLHLGEVMNPSADYRELVGSRRATWEMQRRLDAPLIIGEPGRFGADPVAGAVDAARTTHEVPAGAIVGHPASTGRATGRVRVMSGLEEFDSFLDGEILVARSTAPAWTPLFARAAAVVTDGGTLAAHASLVAREYGIPAVVGTGNATRLLKTGQRVTVDGGAGYVVAAE